The following are encoded in a window of Planctomycetota bacterium genomic DNA:
- a CDS encoding lysophospholipid acyltransferase family protein, whose protein sequence is MKGLRLVWYRLWQQVAGFLFVLVFGLRVHHRRRFPRTGGVLVVANHQSYLDPILAAVGMPRAFHPMARESLFRFAPFRWLIGSLYAFPVRRGTADLAAVKEALRRLKAGGVVLMFPEGTRTRDGSIGPMHGGPAAIAARAGVPIVPMVIDGAFEAWPRTRR, encoded by the coding sequence GTGAAGGGCCTTCGCCTCGTCTGGTATCGGTTGTGGCAGCAGGTGGCGGGGTTTCTGTTCGTGCTCGTGTTCGGTCTGCGGGTGCACCATCGTCGGCGATTTCCGCGGACGGGCGGCGTGCTGGTGGTCGCGAACCACCAGAGTTACCTGGACCCGATCCTGGCGGCCGTGGGCATGCCGCGGGCCTTTCACCCCATGGCCCGGGAATCGCTTTTCCGGTTTGCACCGTTCCGGTGGCTAATCGGGAGCCTGTATGCGTTTCCGGTTCGGCGCGGCACCGCGGACCTGGCGGCGGTCAAGGAAGCGCTGCGTCGCCTCAAGGCAGGCGGCGTGGTCCTGATGTTCCCCGAGGGGACGCGGACCCGCGACGGGTCCATCGGGCCGATGCACGGCGGTCCGGCGGCGATAGCGGCCCGGGCGGGCGTTCCCATCGTGCCGATGGTGATTGACGGGGCGTTCGAGGCCTGGCCGAGGACGCGTCGG